The DNA window gacggacggatggtatatttttggtacttctAACGTGTCAACATCAAAATGGTCAGCTGGTTAAAAGATCACAACCTTGAAATTAAtagcaaaaaaactaaaattatgcaGTTCAGACCGCACCAAAAACGCGCAATAGACATAAGTAATATagcaaaacaattaaatattgaagAAGTATCGAATTTCTCGCTTTTAGGCATCACCATTGACACTCACCTAGATTGGAAAAGGCACGTAGCAGTACTCAAAAACAAACTTTCATCATTTGTTTTTGCCTTAAGCGTACTGAAATCTAACACAAACGAAACATGTGCGCTTACAGCGTACTACGGTTATGCGCATTCATTATTACGCTATGGTGTTTTATTGTGGGGACATAGTACTGATGCACATGATGCCTTTGTCATGCAGAAAAAGTGCATCCGAATAATAGTCAATATTAAACAGACATGTAGCTGCAAACCACATTTTATTAGATTAGGAGTTTTAACTTTTCCGTCAATTTGCATTTTAGAATCCGCTACTTTTGTTCGTAAAAATATCGACTTgttcaaattcaataaaaacccCCGCCGTAAACTTGATTTAATTCTACCGGAACCAAAAGttgatattttcaaaaaaggcCCATACTACACATCCATacaaatttacaacaatatccctagtttaattaaattagaggAAAATTACCAGTTATTTGAAACAAAGTTGAAGcatcatttaataaaaaaagcataCTATTCAATAGCAGAATTCATAGAAGAGAAAAAATCATAACTTTCAGACCCATATGGCACACTGTCACGTAatgcacatacatatataatactcatacctactATCTCGTTAAGTATAatctaatgttattagtttaaGCTGTTTAAAGattgtactatttaataataatattaagtatcttCAGATATTTAAGAGAGTTAGAATATCTGATATTTGCTATACCCTATTCAGGGTCCCATGTGATACCATATGATATGTATAAGAACTaaatatgtaccatggtttgcaagaaataaatactgaatactgaatactgaatacaatgttttcagacgtgactgtaccacaGACACACCTCTAACAATGCCTCATGATAAAACATTTTGCAAACCACACTATGGACACGGACGAAGTGTTACCATACAGCGCGGTGGACTtgtaacaacattttatacacCGTTAGatatatttagaatttatttaaataattacctGCATCTCATATGTCTGCAATATATTAAAGCTATGTGCAACTTGCTGTTTAAACTTCGTGAAGCGCCGCAACAGCGCCTCGCACTCCCAACACAACCACTCTGGTACATGCCCCTCTTGTTTATATACCTGTAATAAATTGTTTAACATCGGTTACTTTATATCTTAGACAACATTTATTGATCAAATCTGGAATTACATTAAATACGTTGCTTTAACGGGAGCAGTGGATCCATCGAAATGCGTTTGAACATTTGGTAATTAAATATATGATTATCTTACTGGAATTTCTCgtaaaatttgcaaaaaacaCTGCTTAGTCCAAAAGTCTTCAACTGCTAACATTTTTCGATCCGCACTGAGGCAGCCGCAGCAGAAATTATGGTCTTGAGCAGACatgattataaattaaaaactcattgaatgaaaatatgaattttagtcagtaaatgtatataaataaataaataaacaaatcagCGAATAGAAGCATCATTTTGCAACAGATACAAGATAATTTAGAAGTCTTAGAACTGTCAATTCAATGCGTTTAGTTTACTTGTAAAAAACGGCTCCATAACGGCTCCAAACGGCTTGTAAACTCCATAAATGCTATCCCTATATTTATCATTCCTTTGATAAAAATTAAAGGCAAACATATACATTTGAAAGGATAATAAGtctattttagggttccgtagtttcttcattacttttacaatacaattaaaataaatagaattgtATTATCTTGTATTTGAGCCGCCGGATTACAATGCAGAGAAACAAAACGTTTCGTCCGAAGCGCTTCATTTTACGCAAGTAATGTTTTCTTACAAGCCAAGTGCGGGCAAaagtttattttaccttttctttttattacCACATGTAATGGAATTATCCGAGATGTTGATTTTCTGTAGTCTGTCTCGTTGATATTTTAAGAcaaagtatataatattataaaaatggaTGATATATCCCGTTTAAATATGCCAGGGTTTAGCGGAGGTCAAAATTCCTCGAGATCGATAACAGTACTAAATACCTGCATTTGTTGTTTGGCAGTAAATGTTCCACTTGTGAAACTAACAAATTGTAAACACGTAGAGTTCTTTGAATGTATCTTTGAATTTAAGGTAAATGAAGcatgttttagttattaattaacttattttaGTAATAAGTAAAATTATGACATTACTCTATGAAAGACTCCGCTGCATTTTCGTTGTTTTTGATTGAATATACTAATGTCGTTGTAAATTGGTATCTCGCAATTTCAAGATGGCCTCTTTACACTAATGGAACCAAGTTTTCAATGTTTTCAAtgcattttttaatataatacaattaaataaaattttaaatgttaatttttgtAAACTGTATTAGTCTCTTTAAGTTTTGagataaatatacaatattacaaTTTCAGTTAGAGTATCCAGCAAGTCATGTCTGCTATGCATGTCACGGTACACTCAAGGATATTTACCAGTTCAAGAGGCAGGTGGAAAATAGTATTTCAAATCTTAACAAACAGGTAATGTAACTTCCAGGTTCGCtttgtattaaaaatgtatgaagtGGAGACCAAAATAAACTAACTCCCAGGACTATAAATTTATCAGCCATAAAACAACCTTAAAGTTTCAAATTTGGAATTGAGTTTGGATTGCGTTTGCTGATCAGATATCATTTAGACATAAAGTGAGGGTTTAATTCAATGTATCTGCCTTTAACCATTGACATTATTGGCTGGCCAGACTATTTTTCCTGAGAATACTTGTAAAATAATgccatataatatttttcttgtattttacaGGTTAAAAACTTAGATTGGCACAACACAAAACTTTCTAAACTCACACAAGGTGATATAGAAATATTCCACACACAGAACTCTGAGCCTATTGAAAAAGAGGTCATCAAACCAAGGAGGTATATggaaataaaaacagaaattaaAATCGAAGTTGAACAAGAATTCTCCGACCCAGAGAATGATGTTCCGTTATCTGAGattaaagaaaaagaaaaggaTCCTAATACACCATTCTTTGTACACAAGCATCAAGGAAAGATTAAACTTGTCACGTTAAATGAAGAAGAAATGTGGGAAGAAAGGAGAAGAGAAGCAGCCAAGGAGAAATATTTGAAATTGATGTACAAATGTGAGAGTTGTATCGTCGGGTTTGACCATGAGCCAAGTTTGAAAGAACATATGGAGAAGAGACATACTGAGGTGAgcatataaaattacattatagaataaataaataaaaacaattaaaaggaCAAAAGAAGAAGGAAGATGGAGGATTAAGGAAAAGCAGTGGTGGCCGACTGGATATGacatccgactttcaatccggaggtcacaggttcaaatcctggctcgtaccaatgagttttttcggaacttacgtacgaaatatcatttgatatttaccactagcttttcggtgaaggaaaacatcgttaggaaacctgcatgcatctgcgaagaaaattatgtgaagtccccaatccgcattgggctagcgtggagactatagcccgagccctctagtgcatgagaggaggcctgtgccccgcagtgggacgtatataggctgaattattattattaatttgagaattttaggtaaataacTGCATCCGCTGACTGACAGCTCctaaaattacgtaaaaatctcaaaaatcgaggtCTCGTTCTCAACATTCATACAACATACTCCTCCAAAACTGTTTGTTGCTGATTTTGAATGCTAGGCATCCGTTTATTTGCCCGTTTTTaacgctttttaaagtaacttagttgttataaaaacaaggatattaaaaataagtttttggcaaaaatttcatttttggtacaagtttttatcgctgactgtacttttctttccacaggcaaattctaaaaaccccaaacacaattaggttgcgttgttttatcacagagttcctatgtccacctcttgtctccatcatcagatcagctcgatggtaccataatattgcattgtcacccgacttacatatgtatgcaaattttttgctctatcggaaaccgggaagtggatcaaatttaacttgcaagatttgattacaaacagacaatggtcaggtgaaagtaaataaaagcttgtaaaaagcaaAGCATACAGGCACAGGTACTGATAATATTGacctcatataaaaaaaatcatcgagGGCTAAAATCCATCTTAATTACACTCCAAAAAGACGTTAGAAACCAAAAAGACGTTAGAAACCAAAAAGacgttagaaaaaaaaaaaagaccaaACTTGATGTGATTGCATTCTTTCATTTATTAAATCAGTTTCCTGTCAGCATTTTAATAAACAGTCACAAAATTGTAGACGTATAAGTATCATTTTTTTCAGCTAAATCAGACAGTTCAAATACTTTCAACCTAAAGctaagggccaccccacactagcgtctcccgagcgtcggcgtcacGTGAACTCTATAGCTGCTGCTcgactgcgcagcgacgccattttccataacGCTATTAACGCTGACTAGACGACGCTGAAAAGACGCTAGTGTTGGGTGGACATACGGGTTATTGCCAAATGTTTCCACCAAGTGGTAAACACTGGGAACTACTGAGAAAAAAAATTCAAGGTAGTTACCATAAAATTGAATAGGTACAACAGAGAAAGAAATTCCCAGTTGTTAGCGCTGCTTAGGGATTAACCCAAAGAAGGTGTCTCAATATCaccaacaatataaaaaaaatcgaccaagtgtgagtcggattcgcgcacgaagggttccgtaccattatctaaaaatcacgttttgtatgggagcccccttaaatattgataatattctctttttagtatttgttgttatagcggcaacagaaatacatcatctgtagaaatttcaactggctaagtatcacggttcatgagatacagcctggtgacagacggacggacggacggacagcggagtgtcagtaatagggtcccgtttgaccctttgggtactgaaccctaaaaactacaaaaaagttCCATCTTTTCAAAAAGCTACATACAGCGTTTTAGTAGACGCGCAGTGCCATCTAGTGACAAAACTGATAAACATGTGAGTTTATTGATGTgcagttattatatttttttgcagaCAAGCGGAAGTTTTACATGTGCTATATGTAAGTCGGTGCTCATTTCTGTCGCGTCCTTCAAGGAACACATGAGACGCCACTACCGGAGGTGAGTGAAATAGATATGTAAACCGAACATTCTTTGCTCACATAAGTCAAAAGTCcacacctcgacattggcagtcTTCTGCGTCtgactgagtcatgggtgttttttatatatttatatattatatatatcgttgtctaagtaccctcaacaccagccttattgagcttactgtgggacttggacaatttgtgtaataatgtcctataatatttatttatttattttatagggagcgtgcatgaactgtaggaggcagcacaggagccgtcaggtttttggcgcgaggcgtaaatgtgatgttttttgttccgatgtagcccacaagatggcagaacctactatgcacaagaaaacacgtaacgtgtacatgtgcatgtttatggttccgattcaggccacaagatggcagaccctccaacgcgcacggtccctatatcagtgaaagaattaCGATCAAAGtgaaatgacgttctaaaagttttaaccatgtgtcgaaagatggcagttaatttactgtggctataaaattttctttgattcTTACTGTATTTCAAATACTCtttgatttaaatatttgttgacAACCTTagacagatcgacctagccccaaaataagcaaagcttgtactatgggtactacggcaacgatatttttttttttatactacgtcggtggcaaacaagcatacggcctgcctgatggtaagcagtctccgtagcctatgtacacctgcaactcccgATAGATATACATagacaacacccatgactcaagaacaaatatctgtgttcataacacaaataaattcccttactgggattcgaacccgggaccatcggcttcatagacagggtcactacctactaggccagaccggccgtcaaataaaaaaaaaaatagttttaaatgaaTTTGCTCCTGTTTTTGCAAAATATGACAATACAACCACCTGCTGGGCTGCCTGAACAGAGGCTCGACTATGACTACTAAACTTGTATAATaaacttttctcaaacttgtaatgaaatgttgacatgacttacttcaaattaggtccggaaatactacatatcaggtgcgatgtaaaggaatttcatacagccttacacacctaggcctgtaaggcaaccttcttttgttttttaacgtcaaatatatatatatatataaatatattgttatttattactttttttggcctgtacaatactaacatactcgtagcttaagtgttatgtaattgggagaatcaactttttagcgtcactcgttgccatggttacggttagttgtccaggggacaaaagttcattgaaatactgattttatggtacttaaatgtattaaacttgcgtttttgtggtcgttataaccaatgtccataatgggccccctactaagcatgttaatagaacggcatacaacgtctcttcaaacaaactgtgccactgttgtcccttggacaacgggacaggataacaaaacaaaaaaagttgattcacccaattattattaatactctaTGGATTCTgtcttaaataaacaaattttatttttttaaataatggcacctcttggcattcaactataaaaacctataagcaaaactctgccaatatgcttttttcatttttttgtattttttctttttttttcttttttgtgtttgttaaatattatttcagggaTTCAAAatggaacaaaaatttcattattgttGCGCCCCATGCACTGattaacctatcacattaggacatgaaacaatcatcatcatcatcatcctattttttttttaattatttcattgcaagtttgagaaaagcactatacaaatctcgacgggaaacggggttgccggccgcgtctcCGTATCCgctctcgctacgctcggccgtctatatctacttggcctgcaacccttcgtttctcgtcctctatagtaatgtactatttcaccacactagctggtaaaggccctcttgattgttcaaaaacggatgagaaagttgcagtatatccacatgtgtggcaaagtaatcaaatgcaaattttgagttgtttccttatgttggctggtagaatttacatttaaatgatgattttgacagataaatatttaataacattcattttggattgattttgtttgatattttacagttagtattttccttgcgttggtgtggtgaaaatttttgtgtttcactcggtgggcaaaatttgtttgaccctcgtgccttgaaaccctcgcaacgctcaagatgcCAATTTTGGAACCTTTCGCTTGCtctggtatcaatattagcacgagaggttaaacaacaactttgcccccttgtaaaacaaataactattattccCTGCGCTCTAGGGTCGACTGTGGCGTGTGCGGGGCGCGATACAGTACGGTCATGTCTGCGCAGTCGCACTACGACAAAATACATGCGACTTCACCTTCTAAATACAAGTGCGAACAATGTGGGCATACTACGTCGTAAGTATattgaaagaaaaaacatttatttaatgcCATAACTTACCTactacatagaaaaaaaaagatatgcaGACATGAAAAACATTGGACGCTAAACAAGCCCTTTATTTTCTACTCCTTTTTGCCTGACTATACGTACCTAAGTGTGCAAAAAACGATACGTGTCTGCTCTAGAGTCTAGAGCACTTTACTTTTTAagtacgtttttagggttccgtacccaaagggtaaaacggacccctattactaagactccgctgtccgcccgtctgtcaccaggctgtatctcatgaaccatgatagttagacagttgaaattttcatagatgatgtatttctgttgccgctataacaacaaatactaaaaaacagaataaaataaatatttaaggaacctcccatacaacaaacgtatttttttgccgtttttatagatggtacggaacccttcgtgcgcgagtccgacttgcacatggccagttttttttactcttttacgataagcaataaaattttggttttaaatggattcgttgtacaatttccattctgaaaATAACTCcctataaataacaatatttttaccttAATTGTTAAttcaaagtaccctcaagaattTCTACTCacgtttatacttagccgtgtttttgtaaatacgcatgtattttaatttcttcatattcgaaatgaaaagtaaagtacattgctccgagcaattattagggttggcacaacttgacgttcctttgcgtgcacaaccacagataagataattacgtgaattgataaccctaaatacccgaaagggatagttccatagattaaaaagggacaacatgattcgtccctgaatcgctgtcaaacttcggttttgtaggaagtttcctttctgtacggtagtactattatttattctgtgccatggttaacaatctactatttctgCCCtgcgggcggaaagcgtcaactttgctcccgctgcgctaaacgaagttgccgctttccgcctccgtcgagcagaaaaatagtatacgcaccacgggaggaaacgtaggacattccatcccgcgtgtttgccaccctcgccttcggctcgggttacaattttacacgcggcacgcagtttcctacttttcctcccttgggacacaaataactattgtagtTCGAAACAAAATATAagcaatggggttggccggtcgaagtattaaacagatggcgccatcatagcttgccctgtcaatccctagaattgtgtcaaattcttgttatttttttggaattttgtgacctggattccagtactttaagccaaatctcatagaacaaaactagagacaggggcaagctatgatggcgccatctatgcaaacctttgacagttgccaaccccattattatgtatgtttgtcaGTTCGTACCGCGGCTTGCGCTACCATCGTGACACGCACAAGAAGGACAAAGTAAACTGCGACCAATGTGGGAAACACTTCGTGAACAATTCCGGCCTCAAAGTGCACATGTAGTAAGTATCCTTTATCTCTCAGGGAGTCTGATGTATCTATTCGATCTATGTATATACTTGGAGGAtaagggaccgtgcgcgttggagggtctgccgtCTTGTGGAaatataaacatgtacattgacaattcacgccaaagcaagtgctgccatctaccgttctcgtacgttttttGTCCATACtccatagtaggttctgccatcttgtgggctattGGAAggataaacttcacatttacacctcgcgccaatctgacgtctcctgtgctgccccctacagttcatgctCCTTTCCGTTATTGAGTTAGCCGTAGCCTGCAGTGTAAATCGATTCCTCTGTATAGTTCTGAGCCCCCCCttcattcgacctaattttatgataaatagtaTTGTGTATAGTAcaacttgtttatttttttattttcgttataAATGTGAGGGattcataggcaatgaaaatgcagatgaacttgccagagccggatccgcaagtaaccacataggtccggaaccattcgtggggctctcacagggaaccattataacggctattaaagaccacactaggacgagacaccaaaaagaatgggacagtctgacgggtctaaagcaatcaaagctcttcatacaagaagtagactccggttggagcaaaaagctatggaaacttagcaggagTGCAATATATGTAAGCGCATGAACCACGTAAAACCAGTAAT is part of the Cydia pomonella isolate Wapato2018A chromosome 27, ilCydPomo1, whole genome shotgun sequence genome and encodes:
- the LOC133532740 gene encoding zinc finger protein 502-like, yielding MDDISRLNMPGFSGGQNSSRSITVLNTCICCLAVNVPLVKLTNCKHVEFFECIFEFKLEYPASHVCYACHGTLKDIYQFKRQVENSISNLNKQVKNLDWHNTKLSKLTQGDIEIFHTQNSEPIEKEVIKPRRYMEIKTEIKIEVEQEFSDPENDVPLSEIKEKEKDPNTPFFVHKHQGKIKLVTLNEEEMWEERRREAAKEKYLKLMYKCESCIVGFDHEPSLKEHMEKRHTETSGSFTCAICKSVLISVASFKEHMRRHYRRVDCGVCGARYSTVMSAQSHYDKIHATSPSKYKCEQCGHTTSSYRGLRYHRDTHKKDKVNCDQCGKHFVNNSGLKVHMYTVHKVSNRTYSCDACSKSYRQRSGLLSHVLAAHAARGGAYCAPCRAHFRTEHNLKHHLNTHSKHTSENDKKFVCSVCDARFLTKGQLKEHVDWVHLKNNKHKCDECSKAFKSGTKLRRHINYVHEKKRPPRSKMCDHCGRGFTTMAILRSHIRTHTGERPHACAHCPATFAHSAALYTHNKLLHTQKTTLT